The Lutibacter profundi genome includes a region encoding these proteins:
- the tsaD gene encoding tRNA (adenosine(37)-N6)-threonylcarbamoyltransferase complex transferase subunit TsaD, with amino-acid sequence MIKNKSIYILGIESSCDDTSAAVICNGKILSNVVATQEIHAKYGGVVPELASRAHQQNIVPVIQQAIQQANIDKKDLNAIAFTRGPGLMGSLLVGSSFAKSISLALNIPLIAINHMQGHVLAHFIDDEKQQKPPFPFLCLTISGGHTQIVKISSYFNMEILGETLDDAVGEAFDKSAKILGLPYPGGPLIDKHAKTGNPKAFKFTKPKVDALNFSFSGLKTAILYFIQKKTKENPHFIKENLDDICASIQYTIVEILFDKLKKAVNETGIKHVAIAGGVSANSEIRLVLKSYEEKLGWTTYIPKFEYTTDNAGMIAIVGYLKYLENTFLNQKTITTARLKVTEN; translated from the coding sequence ATGATTAAAAATAAATCAATTTATATTCTTGGTATTGAATCTTCTTGTGATGATACAAGTGCTGCTGTAATATGCAACGGAAAAATACTTTCAAATGTTGTTGCAACTCAAGAAATTCACGCTAAATATGGCGGTGTTGTTCCTGAATTGGCATCTCGTGCGCATCAACAAAATATTGTACCTGTAATTCAACAAGCAATTCAACAGGCAAATATCGACAAAAAAGACTTAAATGCCATAGCTTTTACACGCGGACCTGGATTAATGGGTTCATTATTGGTTGGAAGTTCATTTGCCAAATCAATTTCTTTAGCTTTAAACATACCTTTAATTGCTATTAACCATATGCAAGGACATGTTTTAGCTCATTTTATTGATGATGAGAAACAACAAAAACCACCGTTTCCTTTTTTGTGTTTAACCATAAGTGGCGGACATACCCAAATTGTAAAAATTTCTAGTTATTTTAATATGGAAATTCTTGGAGAAACATTAGATGATGCTGTTGGTGAGGCTTTTGATAAATCGGCTAAAATTCTTGGGTTACCTTACCCGGGAGGCCCTTTAATAGATAAACATGCAAAAACAGGAAACCCTAAAGCTTTTAAGTTTACCAAACCTAAAGTTGATGCATTGAATTTTAGTTTTAGCGGGCTTAAAACAGCTATTCTTTATTTTATTCAGAAAAAAACTAAAGAAAATCCACATTTCATTAAAGAAAATTTAGATGATATTTGTGCATCTATACAGTATACCATTGTAGAAATTTTATTTGATAAACTAAAAAAGGCCGTTAATGAAACAGGAATTAAACATGTTGCTATTGCTGGAGGTGTTAGTGCAAATTCTGAAATAAGATTAGTTTTAAAATCTTACGAAGAAAAATTAGGATGGACTACTTATATCCCAAAATTTGAATATACAACTGATAATGCTGGTATGATAGCCATTGTAGGTTATCTTAAATACTTAGAAAATACTTTTTTAAATCAAAAAACTATTACTACTGCAAGATTAAAAGTAACTGAAAATTAA
- a CDS encoding OprO/OprP family phosphate-selective porin, whose amino-acid sequence MKKLLFLGIIFLINFTFIWAQETKKFKLFWNKGYHLESNDGNFKMKFGGIIQQHWSYSSQNEVIDNLFGKPNNGSKFRRIRLYNSGSIFNFISYNLQLEFAEGPTTVKDIHISIHKLPIVGKFTIGYFKEPFGLDQYNSSNDMSFIERASNIDITPGRNNGFMFSNTAFNENATWAIGTFRDTNNFGLTSFGNKYNFTGRITALPISNKEKNKFLHVGLAYSYRTPNESKYSIKSRPEAYLLTSYINTGIINQVDNVQLTGIEVALMLNYFSLQSEYIHSRVNRKDLLENYNFFGYYIELSYFITGEHKNYSKKVGYFKRVSPKSNFNATGKGIGAVEFVTRFSSADYADKSIEGGVLNDITVGINWHLNPVTKFSIDYTSAKLKAVGNSTIFQMKFQVAF is encoded by the coding sequence ATGAAAAAACTTCTTTTTTTAGGAATTATTTTCTTAATTAATTTCACTTTTATTTGGGCACAAGAAACTAAAAAATTTAAATTATTTTGGAATAAAGGTTATCATTTAGAAAGTAATGACGGTAATTTTAAAATGAAATTTGGAGGAATAATTCAACAACATTGGTCTTATTCTTCACAAAATGAAGTAATTGATAACTTATTTGGAAAACCAAATAACGGTTCTAAATTTAGAAGAATTAGACTTTACAATTCTGGTTCTATCTTTAATTTTATTAGTTATAATTTACAACTTGAATTTGCAGAAGGGCCAACTACTGTTAAAGATATTCACATTTCAATTCATAAATTACCTATTGTAGGAAAATTTACAATTGGATATTTTAAAGAGCCATTTGGACTAGATCAATACAATAGCAGTAACGATATGTCGTTTATTGAACGTGCTTCAAATATTGATATAACACCTGGTAGAAATAATGGTTTTATGTTTTCGAATACTGCTTTTAATGAAAATGCGACTTGGGCTATTGGTACTTTTAGAGATACCAATAATTTTGGACTTACAAGTTTTGGAAATAAGTACAACTTTACCGGAAGAATTACAGCATTACCAATTTCTAACAAAGAAAAAAATAAATTTCTACACGTTGGATTAGCATATAGTTATAGAACTCCCAATGAAAGTAAGTACAGCATAAAATCTAGACCAGAAGCTTATTTACTTACCAGCTATATCAATACAGGAATCATAAATCAAGTTGACAATGTTCAATTAACAGGAATAGAAGTTGCATTAATGCTCAACTATTTCTCTCTTCAGTCTGAGTATATCCATTCTAGAGTCAATAGAAAAGATTTATTAGAAAATTATAATTTTTTTGGATACTATATTGAACTAAGTTATTTTATTACAGGAGAACATAAAAATTATTCGAAAAAAGTAGGGTATTTTAAAAGGGTTTCTCCAAAATCTAATTTCAATGCAACAGGAAAAGGAATTGGAGCTGTAGAGTTTGTTACGAGATTTTCTTCTGCAGATTATGCTGATAAATCTATTGAAGGAGGAGTTTTAAACGACATAACAGTTGGTATTAACTGGCATTTAAATCCAGTAACAAAATTTAGTATTGACTATACCTCTGCTAAATTAAAAGCTGTTGGTAATAGCACTATTTTTCAAATGAAATTTCAGGTTGCTTTTTAA